One segment of Triticum aestivum cultivar Chinese Spring chromosome 2A, IWGSC CS RefSeq v2.1, whole genome shotgun sequence DNA contains the following:
- the LOC123188098 gene encoding coniferyl alcohol acyltransferase has product MADYSRVRVVSRSLVKAAGTVTPRILAVSNLDLLPRPIPSLLLCAYRKPSTGCFGDVVAIFKASLPSLLEHFFPLAGRLVYSPRSGVPEVHCDNQGAELVVGEAGVELASLDYGALGASLARIGALVQYGADVVLSVQLVSFACGGFTVAWCSNHVVMDGYGLCMLASMWSELARSGRIDTTRGGGAPSFDRSVLPRPRAAPSYSPSLSEAFTPFEGKHLVNSLTAESYCVTRLYYVEERDIAMLESGSGEGVGERRATRLEAMSAYLWKALAAVVAASGSDETCRMGWWVDGRRRLSVPGNEAAMRNYVGNVGTFALAEAAVEEIRRRPLPEVASMVREAIAARATEEHFQELVDWVEEHKGGRFVETATVGLGSPALAVTSFASFRLQTDFSFGHAALAMPMMLAGTGRLCAGFVKIVPRPGGDGSWVVSMVVWPRLAAALDSDEPRILRLVTAEYLGLKAENPCSRL; this is encoded by the coding sequence ATGGCAGACTACTCGCGTGTTAGGGTCGTCAGTCGGAGCCTCGTCAAGGCGGCCGGCACCGTCACGCCGCGCATCCTCGCCGTTTCCAACCTCGACCTGCTCCCTCGGCCCATACCGTCCTTGCTCCTCTGCGCCTACCGCAAGCCCTCCACCGGCTGCTTCGGCGATGTCGTGGCCATCTTCAAGGCCAGTCTACCGTCCCTGCTCGAGCACTtcttccccctcgccggccgcctcgtGTACAGCCCGCGCTCCGGGGTTCCGGAGGTGCACTGCGACAACCAGGGCGCGGAGCTTGTcgtcggtgaggccggcgtggaACTGGCGAGCCTGGACTATGGCGCGCTAGGCGCGTCGCTGGCGAGGATCGGCGCGCTCGTCCAGTACGGCGCCGACGTCGTGCTCTCGGTGCAGCTCGTGTCCTTCGCCTGCGGCGGGTTCACCGTCGCGTGGTGCTCCAACCACGTGGTCATGGACGGGTACGGGCTGTGCATGCTCGCCAGCATGTGGTCCGAGCTCGCGCGGTCCGGGAGGATCGACACCACCCGCGGCGGCGGGGCCCCCAGCTTCGACCGCTCCGTGCTGCCGCGCCCCCGCGCCGCGCCGTCGTACAGCCCCTCGCTCAGCGAGGCGTTCACGCCGTTCGAAGGCAAGCATCTGGTTAACTCGCTCACGGCCGAGAGCTACTGCGTCACGCGCCTGTACTACGTCGAGGAGCGTGATATCGCTATGCTGGAGTCGGGGAGCGGGGAGGGTGTCGGCGAGCGACGCGCGACCCGCCTCGAGGCGATGTCGGCGTACCTGTGGAAAGCCTTGGCCGCCGTCGTGGCCGCGTCCGGCTCCGACGAGACCTGCCGCATGGGCTGGTGGGTGGACGGGCGGCGGAGGCTGAGCGTGCCGGGAAACGAGGCCGCGATGCGCAACTACGTCGGCAACGTCGGGACGTTCGCGCTCGCGGAAGCAGCCGTGGAGGAGATCCGGCGGCGGCCGCTCCCGGAGGTGGCGTCGATGGTGCGGGAGGCGATCGCGGCGAGGGCCACCGAGGAGCATTTCCAGGAGCTGGTGGACTGGGTGGAGGAGCACAAGGGCGGCAGGTTCGTGGAGACGGCGACCGTCGGGCTGGGCAGCCCGGCGTTGGCCGTGACGTCATTCGCGTCGTTCCGccttcagacggacttcagcttcgggCACGCCGCCCTGGCGATGCCGATGATGCTCGCCGGGACCGGGAGGCTGTGCGCCGGCTTCGTGAAGATCGTCCCGCGCCCCGGAGGCGACGGCTCGTGGGTCGTCAGCATGGTGGTGtggccgaggctcgccgccgcgctCGACTCTGACGAGCCGCGCATCCTGAGGCTGGTCACCGCCGAGTACCTCGGCCTCAAGGCAGAAAACCCGTGTAGCCGGCTATGA